The following proteins come from a genomic window of Campylobacteraceae bacterium:
- a CDS encoding DUF507 family protein, producing the protein MRMKFHHTPYVARRISRDLATCEFVEVRKTKDEITAEIERILVEDLDNEHALDEKVNDILDEQEENIEFYNADYRQLFWMTKKRMANDHGVILNNEDRFSDISHKILDFLWEEDYIHYIVTDNKIKNVIFESIDVFLKGFEEADDEVHVKIKSYKRRLIPGTEDYDLVFARLYEEELIKRGLL; encoded by the coding sequence ATGAGAATGAAATTTCACCATACACCCTATGTAGCAAGAAGAATCTCAAGAGATTTAGCAACATGCGAATTTGTAGAAGTTAGAAAAACGAAAGATGAAATCACAGCAGAAATTGAGCGAATCTTAGTAGAAGATTTAGACAATGAACATGCTTTAGATGAAAAAGTAAATGATATATTAGACGAACAAGAAGAAAATATTGAATTTTACAATGCAGACTACAGACAACTTTTTTGGATGACTAAAAAAAGAATGGCAAATGATCATGGTGTAATTTTAAACAATGAAGACAGATTTTCTGATATTTCACATAAAATCTTAGATTTTTTATGGGAAGAAGATTATATTCATTATATTGTAACAGATAATAAAATTAAAAATGTAATTTTTGAATCTATTGATGTGTTTCTAAAAGGTTTTGAAGAAGCAGACGATGAAGTTCATGTGAAAATAAAATCGTACAAAAGAAGACTGATTCCAGGAACAGAGGATTATGATTTAGTATTTGCTAGATTATATGAAGAAGAGTTAATTAAAAGAGGGTTATTATAG
- the carA gene encoding glutamine-hydrolyzing carbamoyl-phosphate synthase small subunit, translating to MKKVWIYLENGTFLEANSFGAQGTSVGEIVFNTSLTGYQEIITDPSYAGQFVTFTMPEIGNVGVNAQDMESSKAHCKGVLVRNYHHEYSNFRATSDLDSLLKENNVLGICDIDTRYLTKILRKEGAMMMIASTEIDNIDELKLLLDSSPRIEDINYIKEVSVKEAYVHKFGAWDHSKFDYNKAVMSDKKIVVVDFGVKRNILNELVETGLEVEVVPSTFKAADLISRFNNKEIGGVFLSNGPGDPLSLTEELAEVKELIKSEIPIFAICLGHQMLSIAHGYDTYKLKFGQHGGNHPVGNDKGTVEITAQNHNYNVPDSIINIAEITHKNLFDNTIEGVSYNDKNIFSVQHHPEASPGPHESKYIFQEFANIVK from the coding sequence ATGAAAAAAGTTTGGATATATTTAGAAAATGGGACATTTCTTGAAGCAAATTCCTTTGGTGCGCAAGGAACTAGCGTTGGTGAAATTGTTTTTAATACTTCTTTAACTGGTTACCAAGAAATCATTACTGATCCTTCGTATGCAGGACAGTTTGTGACATTTACCATGCCAGAAATTGGAAATGTAGGTGTAAATGCTCAAGATATGGAAAGTTCTAAAGCACACTGTAAAGGTGTTCTTGTACGAAACTACCACCATGAATATTCAAACTTTAGAGCCACTTCTGATTTAGATTCTCTCCTAAAAGAAAACAATGTTTTAGGAATTTGTGATATTGATACACGTTATTTAACAAAAATTCTAAGAAAAGAAGGAGCAATGATGATGATTGCTTCTACTGAAATTGATAATATAGATGAATTAAAATTACTTTTAGATTCAAGTCCAAGAATTGAAGATATTAATTATATTAAAGAAGTATCTGTAAAAGAAGCTTATGTTCATAAATTTGGAGCATGGGATCACTCAAAATTTGATTACAATAAAGCAGTTATGAGTGATAAAAAAATTGTAGTTGTTGATTTTGGTGTTAAAAGAAATATTTTAAATGAACTGGTAGAAACAGGTTTAGAAGTAGAAGTAGTTCCTTCGACATTTAAAGCAGCAGATTTGATTTCACGTTTTAACAACAAAGAAATCGGTGGAGTATTTTTATCAAATGGACCAGGTGATCCTTTATCCCTTACCGAAGAGTTAGCAGAAGTAAAAGAACTAATCAAAAGTGAAATTCCTATCTTTGCTATTTGTTTAGGGCATCAAATGTTATCAATAGCTCATGGCTATGATACATACAAGCTAAAATTTGGACAACATGGTGGTAACCATCCAGTTGGAAATGATAAAGGTACAGTAGAGATTACAGCGCAAAATCATAATTATAATGTTCCTGATTCTATAATTAATATTGCTGAAATTACTCATAAAAACTTGTTTGATAATACTATTGAAGGTGTATCTTATAATGATAAGAATATTTTCTCAGTACAGCATCATCCAGAAGCAAGTCCAGGGCCACACGAGTCCAAATATATCTTCCAAGAATTCGCAAATATTGTAAAATAA
- a CDS encoding antibiotic biosynthesis monooxygenase yields the protein MTITKKVTFIAKDGCEDKMKELLIAMVAPSKKEDGCIFYDIFQYENNRKKFSAVESWRDEKALDGHKRTSHYAVYKASYEPYCEHKYTDELEILK from the coding sequence ATGACAATTACAAAAAAAGTAACCTTTATAGCAAAAGACGGCTGTGAAGATAAAATGAAAGAACTCTTGATTGCTATGGTAGCACCTTCTAAAAAAGAAGACGGTTGTATCTTTTATGATATTTTTCAATATGAAAATAACAGAAAAAAATTCTCAGCAGTAGAGTCATGGAGAGATGAAAAAGCGCTTGATGGTCATAAAAGAACTTCTCACTACGCAGTTTACAAAGCTTCATATGAGCCATATTGTGAACATAAATATACAGATGAGTTAGAAATACTTAAATAA
- a CDS encoding bifunctional 2-C-methyl-D-erythritol 4-phosphate cytidylyltransferase/2-C-methyl-D-erythritol 2,4-cyclodiphosphate synthase, producing the protein MTDVTLIVLCAGTSSRFEHRIKKQWLRINNEPLWLNVTKRISSYCEFKKVIVTSHPNELNYMKNFSSNICFVEGGETRQESMKNALEEVDSEYVMVTDVARAGVPKAIILDLLNNKNKAACIVPILDVSDTVIFNEETIDRKHVKLIQTPQLSNTSILRKALKNTQDFTDDSSAIKNINESVFYIKGSYSSKKLTFLSDLNEFDYLKGPCKNTFIGSGIDIHAYEENKEMYLGGVKLPCSYGFKAHSDGDVLIHSVIDALLGAIGAGDIGEFFPDNDPQYKNANSASLLSFILDFVTSVGYEIINIDLTILAEIPKINPHKLDIKFSMAKLLNIEPQFINIKATTSEKMGFVGRKEGLTVLSTANLKYYDWKNT; encoded by the coding sequence TTGACTGATGTTACACTAATAGTTCTGTGTGCTGGTACTTCTTCGAGGTTTGAACACAGAATTAAAAAACAATGGTTGCGTATAAATAACGAGCCTTTGTGGTTAAATGTTACAAAACGTATCTCCTCTTATTGTGAATTTAAAAAGGTAATTGTTACTTCTCATCCAAATGAACTAAATTACATGAAAAACTTCTCATCAAATATATGCTTTGTTGAAGGTGGAGAAACAAGACAAGAATCAATGAAAAATGCTTTAGAAGAAGTTGACTCAGAATATGTAATGGTTACTGATGTTGCAAGAGCAGGAGTTCCAAAAGCTATCATTTTAGATTTACTTAATAATAAAAATAAAGCAGCCTGCATTGTTCCTATACTAGATGTAAGTGATACTGTTATATTTAATGAAGAGACAATTGATAGAAAACACGTAAAACTTATACAAACTCCACAATTATCAAATACAAGTATTTTAAGAAAAGCCTTAAAGAATACACAAGATTTTACTGATGACAGTTCTGCAATTAAAAATATTAATGAAAGTGTTTTTTATATAAAAGGTTCTTATTCAAGTAAAAAACTAACTTTTTTAAGTGATTTAAATGAGTTTGATTATTTGAAAGGTCCTTGCAAAAATACTTTTATAGGCTCAGGAATTGATATTCACGCTTATGAAGAAAATAAAGAGATGTATTTAGGTGGAGTTAAATTACCTTGTTCGTATGGATTTAAAGCACATTCAGATGGAGATGTTTTAATTCATTCTGTAATAGATGCACTTTTAGGTGCTATTGGCGCTGGTGATATTGGTGAGTTTTTCCCCGACAATGATCCACAATACAAAAATGCCAACTCAGCGTCATTACTCAGTTTTATTTTAGATTTTGTAACAAGTGTTGGATATGAGATAATCAATATAGACTTAACAATACTGGCAGAAATACCAAAAATTAATCCACATAAATTAGATATCAAATTTTCAATGGCAAAATTATTAAATATTGAGCCACAGTTCATAAATATCAAAGCAACAACCTCTGAAAAGATGGGATTTGTTGGCAGGAAAGAAGGCCTTACAGTATTAAGTACTGCTAATTTAAAATACTACGATTGGAAAAATACATGA
- a CDS encoding phosphatidylglycerophosphatase A: MRKLFLTLFYSGLTPKAPGTAGSIVALILGMLLLKIVPDSTLFMLSILITAIAIKQIDIYEKEIGEHDSKEIVIDELAGMWLALSICGITDENFYIMGALAFVYFRLFDIWKPSLIGKIDQKVKGGWGVMGDDLLAGVAAGLAAAGTYQLILKFIY, encoded by the coding sequence ATGAGAAAACTCTTTTTAACCCTTTTTTACTCAGGTCTAACTCCAAAAGCTCCAGGAACTGCAGGAAGTATAGTAGCACTTATTCTAGGGATGTTGCTTCTAAAAATTGTTCCTGATTCAACCTTATTTATGTTATCAATATTGATTACAGCAATAGCAATAAAACAAATTGATATTTATGAAAAAGAAATAGGCGAGCATGACAGTAAAGAAATCGTAATAGATGAACTGGCTGGTATGTGGTTAGCACTTTCAATTTGTGGTATTACTGATGAAAACTTTTATATTATGGGCGCTTTGGCTTTTGTATATTTCAGACTCTTTGATATTTGGAAACCTTCTTTAATTGGTAAAATAGATCAAAAAGTAAAAGGTGGTTGGGGTGTTATGGGAGATGATCTTTTAGCAGGTGTTGCAGCAGGACTAGCAGCTGCAGGAACTTACCAACTTATTCTTAAATTCATATACTAG
- a CDS encoding DNA-binding response regulator has translation MNILIIENEVYLAQKIVSRLLDDGHLCDFIESTNINMEKDYDIVLLSTSLPSSQCKEIIKKYKEHAIVLLLVSYISDETVTDPIKEGAKDYIMKPFIMDELVRKIYHYKEWQSVKKELSTLRAYLEFNFKDVNISNIQLSHTFPLLVSTNSPKMADKVVFEIARKFDLAIKFISLSDTPTWQKDLAKPTKELLYITDYQVLKKSSKDNLNALLDGRKAIICSLEKEEDFPFSKISCMQNNISLMNNNIMTINEYVKLMVLTFQGNYPDTELSKKLGISRKSLWEKRKKLGIEKKKQAKQ, from the coding sequence ATGAATATCTTAATAATAGAAAATGAAGTTTATTTGGCACAAAAAATTGTTTCGCGATTATTGGATGATGGTCACTTATGTGACTTTATCGAATCAACCAATATTAATATGGAAAAAGATTACGATATTGTTTTATTATCTACGTCTTTGCCTTCTTCTCAATGCAAAGAGATAATAAAAAAATACAAAGAACATGCTATTGTTTTATTACTGGTATCTTATATTTCTGATGAAACGGTTACTGATCCTATTAAAGAAGGTGCCAAAGATTATATTATGAAACCTTTTATTATGGATGAACTTGTACGTAAAATTTATCATTATAAAGAATGGCAAAGTGTTAAAAAAGAACTTAGCACGCTAAGAGCTTATTTAGAATTCAATTTTAAAGATGTAAATATCTCTAATATTCAACTTTCACATACTTTTCCTCTACTAGTATCTACGAATTCTCCAAAAATGGCAGACAAAGTAGTATTTGAAATTGCTCGAAAATTTGATTTAGCTATTAAATTTATTTCTTTATCAGATACACCAACTTGGCAAAAAGACTTAGCCAAACCCACTAAAGAGCTTTTATACATTACGGACTACCAAGTACTTAAAAAATCTTCTAAAGACAATTTAAATGCCCTTTTAGATGGAAGAAAAGCTATTATTTGTTCTCTTGAAAAAGAAGAAGACTTTCCTTTCTCAAAAATCTCGTGTATGCAAAATAATATTTCTTTAATGAACAATAATATTATGACAATAAATGAATATGTAAAACTTATGGTTTTAACCTTTCAAGGGAATTACCCCGATACTGAATTATCCAAAAAACTGGGAATTTCAAGAAAATCTCTTTGGGAAAAAAGAAAAAAACTTGGTATTGAAAAAAAGAAACAGGCAAAACAATGA